Proteins found in one Exiguobacterium sp. 9-2 genomic segment:
- a CDS encoding YceD family protein — protein MQLNKLRNLGQLQVNETIELNELVALHPDIRAVQPVHVRANASFTSNQLIFNLRITGEMTLPDARTLNDVAYPFEIESIEPFLLEVDAVSNEADDINVPIGNTVDLRPLVQELILLHVPVQVHGDDEENQLVEGEGWTILSEEDPEETEPKIDPRLAGLAQFFKKDQDS, from the coding sequence ATGCAATTGAATAAATTGCGCAATCTGGGTCAACTTCAGGTTAACGAGACGATCGAGCTCAATGAGCTAGTCGCCCTCCATCCGGATATCCGGGCGGTGCAACCTGTGCACGTTCGTGCAAATGCATCGTTTACATCGAATCAATTAATATTCAATCTCCGGATTACCGGCGAAATGACGCTTCCGGATGCCCGGACGCTAAATGACGTCGCTTATCCATTCGAGATTGAATCCATCGAGCCATTCCTGCTCGAGGTTGATGCTGTTTCGAACGAAGCAGATGACATCAACGTGCCGATCGGGAATACGGTCGATCTTCGACCGCTCGTGCAAGAATTGATTTTACTTCATGTGCCAGTGCAAGTGCATGGGGATGATGAAGAGAATCAGTTGGTTGAGGGGGAAGGCTGGACGATTCTTTCTGAAGAGGATCCAGAGGAAACCGAACCAAAAATCGATCCGCGACTCGCGGGTCTCGCTCAGTTCTTTAAAAAAGATCAGGATTCCTGA
- the coaD gene encoding pantetheine-phosphate adenylyltransferase has product MKRIAICPGSFDPITNGHLDIIERAVPIFDEIIVAVLNNSSKQPLFSVEERMELIADVTSHLPHIKVDSFNGLLVDYAAEVGATAIVRGLRAVSDFEYEMQVASINKKMNDQIETLFMMTNNQYSFLSSSIVKEAAKYGASVVDLVPSSVEEALRQRYTRGELR; this is encoded by the coding sequence ATGAAACGAATCGCCATTTGCCCAGGGAGCTTTGATCCAATCACGAACGGACATTTAGACATCATTGAACGGGCTGTTCCGATTTTTGATGAGATCATCGTTGCCGTATTGAACAATTCTTCGAAGCAACCGCTCTTTTCTGTTGAGGAACGGATGGAGTTGATTGCAGATGTGACGTCGCATCTACCACATATCAAGGTCGATTCCTTCAATGGTTTGCTCGTCGATTACGCAGCGGAAGTCGGCGCAACCGCGATCGTCCGTGGTCTACGGGCGGTCTCGGACTTTGAGTATGAAATGCAGGTCGCATCCATCAACAAAAAGATGAACGATCAAATCGAGACACTGTTCATGATGACGAATAACCAGTATTCCTTCTTAAGTTCTTCGATCGTCAAGGAAGCGGCCAAATACGGTGCTTCCGTCGTTGATCTCGTGCCATCTTCCGTCGAAGAGGCGCTACGTCAGAGATATACGAGAGGAGAACTGCGATGA
- a CDS encoding SepM family pheromone-processing serine protease, with protein sequence MKAWKPALAAVIAALLVFFVPLPYFISYPGDATSTEDLIDVSGGDKEPGDLMMLTIAQRRATPYFLVESLFLPFSETSSVSDYLYDGESDAQYETRQKLYMEEAQHNATIEAYELADKKVDIDFKGVYVSGVIPGGPAEGKLKAGDRITGVDGKSITSFDGFMKTIQSKKAKTAVPIQFTRKSEVKKTTIRVDQLSKEVKRVGLGIYEPLPISNVTTDPAIKFQIEDVGGPSAGMMFTLEIYDQLTPGDLAKGHKIAGTGTIEEGGKVGPIGGAWQKVVAADEAEAEIMFVPAGENYKEAKPSIKKLGTNMKLVPIKTVEDAIDYLEELPAK encoded by the coding sequence ATGAAAGCTTGGAAACCCGCCTTAGCAGCGGTCATTGCTGCCTTGCTCGTGTTTTTCGTGCCACTTCCGTATTTTATCTCCTATCCAGGTGATGCGACATCGACTGAAGATTTGATTGATGTGTCTGGGGGTGACAAGGAGCCAGGCGATTTGATGATGCTGACGATCGCCCAACGTCGAGCAACCCCTTACTTCCTCGTAGAAAGCCTCTTCCTACCGTTTTCCGAAACGTCGAGCGTAAGTGATTATTTGTACGACGGAGAGTCAGATGCACAGTATGAAACACGTCAGAAACTATACATGGAAGAAGCACAACATAATGCGACGATCGAGGCCTATGAATTAGCTGATAAAAAGGTCGATATCGACTTTAAAGGGGTCTATGTGTCCGGTGTCATTCCAGGTGGTCCAGCCGAAGGGAAACTGAAAGCTGGAGACCGGATCACGGGCGTCGATGGGAAATCGATTACGTCATTTGATGGCTTCATGAAGACGATTCAATCGAAAAAAGCAAAAACAGCCGTTCCAATTCAGTTCACGCGTAAATCGGAAGTCAAGAAGACGACGATTCGAGTGGATCAGTTGTCGAAAGAAGTCAAACGTGTCGGACTTGGTATTTATGAACCATTACCGATCTCAAACGTAACGACAGACCCCGCTATTAAGTTTCAGATCGAGGATGTCGGTGGTCCTTCTGCAGGAATGATGTTCACGCTTGAAATCTATGATCAATTGACGCCGGGTGATTTGGCGAAAGGACATAAAATTGCCGGTACAGGAACGATTGAAGAAGGCGGTAAAGTTGGACCGATCGGTGGTGCGTGGCAAAAGGTAGTCGCTGCTGACGAGGCAGAAGCAGAAATCATGTTCGTACCAGCAGGAGAGAACTACAAAGAAGCAAAACCATCCATTAAAAAACTCGGAACGAACATGAAGCTCGTTCCGATCAAGACAGTTGAAGATGCGATTGATTATTTGGAAGAACTTCCAGCGAAATAA
- the rpmF gene encoding 50S ribosomal protein L32: MAVPFRRTSKTRKRLRRTHFKLRVPGMVECPNCGEMKLSHRVCKACGSYKGKEIVSK; encoded by the coding sequence ATGGCAGTACCATTCCGCAGAACGTCGAAAACACGCAAACGTCTTCGCCGTACTCATTTCAAACTCCGTGTACCAGGTATGGTCGAGTGCCCAAACTGTGGTGAAATGAAACTTTCACACCGTGTTTGTAAAGCATGTGGCTCGTACAAAGGTAAAGAAATCGTCAGCAAGTAA
- a CDS encoding tRNA(Met) cytidine acetate ligase: protein MRMTAIISEYNPFHNGHYYQATTARRETDADVIVAIMSGTFMQRGEPAFTDKWTRAQAAVASGAVDLVLELPFYFAVQRADRFALGGVTIAETIGCESLSFGSECGDIHPFLQAASEQIEETLAYKQALRDGLTAGLSSAHAASQAFKSVSQTLDLTQPNNTLGYYYARAAKTVSLHTTKRIGSGYHDLSTGAIMSATAIRAHYQTHGQLLALPEQTEDVLTNASFAHFSHYYPWIRQRLLTTPVSELIRIAGIDASLAPRLIEGAKQAETFDFFLNHVKTRRYTRTSLQRAIVYLLTSTTTEEVARIDYDHVDFVRPLAFSEQGRLALKSIKTRVPVLSTFTSHPWLTKESQVTAAYALPLARYDALLEHRRFPYFAGSSSK, encoded by the coding sequence ATGAGGATGACAGCTATCATTTCAGAGTACAATCCGTTTCATAATGGACACTATTATCAAGCGACGACAGCACGACGGGAAACGGATGCCGACGTCATCGTCGCCATCATGAGCGGGACGTTCATGCAACGTGGGGAGCCCGCTTTTACAGACAAATGGACACGTGCTCAAGCAGCAGTCGCGAGTGGTGCCGTTGATCTCGTTCTTGAACTCCCCTTTTATTTTGCCGTCCAACGCGCAGATCGGTTTGCGCTCGGTGGAGTGACGATCGCTGAGACGATTGGTTGTGAGTCACTTTCGTTCGGAAGCGAATGTGGAGACATCCATCCCTTTTTGCAGGCGGCATCGGAACAAATTGAAGAGACTCTTGCATATAAGCAAGCGTTACGTGACGGATTAACAGCTGGTCTTTCTTCTGCTCACGCTGCTAGTCAAGCGTTCAAGAGTGTCTCACAGACGCTTGATTTGACACAACCGAACAATACACTTGGTTATTATTATGCTCGCGCCGCGAAGACCGTTTCGCTTCATACGACAAAACGAATTGGAAGTGGCTATCATGACCTATCAACCGGAGCTATCATGAGCGCCACTGCGATACGCGCCCATTACCAGACGCACGGTCAGCTGCTCGCACTTCCCGAACAGACGGAGGACGTCCTGACAAACGCTTCTTTCGCTCATTTTTCGCACTATTATCCATGGATTCGACAACGCCTATTGACGACTCCCGTATCTGAGTTGATACGAATCGCCGGAATTGATGCTTCACTAGCTCCTCGTCTCATCGAAGGTGCCAAACAAGCAGAGACGTTCGATTTCTTTTTAAATCACGTCAAAACACGTCGTTATACGCGTACAAGCCTGCAGCGTGCCATTGTCTATCTGTTGACTTCAACGACAACGGAAGAGGTCGCACGGATTGATTATGATCATGTTGATTTCGTTCGCCCCCTCGCTTTTTCAGAACAAGGACGACTGGCACTTAAGAGTATCAAAACGCGTGTCCCTGTTTTAAGTACGTTCACGAGCCATCCTTGGCTAACAAAAGAAAGCCAAGTGACAGCTGCATACGCACTGCCCTTGGCTCGCTACGACGCGTTGCTCGAACACCGTCGTTTTCCTTATTTCGCTGGAAGTTCTTCCAAATAA